CCTATATAAACAAGCCCTACAGGTTTTTCATCTGTTCCTCCATCTGGACCTGCTATTCCAGTAATAGATAAAGCAACATCACTCTTTGCTCTATTTGCAGCACCTTTTGCCATTTGCTTTGCAACTTCTTCGCTTACAGCTCCATAGTTGGATAAAATTTTAGAATCAACACCCAAGGTATTTATTTTCGATTCATTTGAGTAAGTTATAAAACCTTCTTTAAATACTTTGGATATTCCAGGATAATTTATAAGTCTTCCAGCAAGCAGTCCTCCACTACAAGACTCAGCTACTGATATAGATAGATTTTGCTCTATTAATAAAGATGCTACAACTGCTTCCAAAGTCGTATCTCCAATAGCGTATACATCCATACCCAGTCTATCGCATATTTTCTTTACTACAGGCTCTAGCAATAATCTCGTTTCCTGCTCAGTGCTAGCACTAGCTGTAACTCTAAGTGTAAGTCCGTGCTCTTTTGCATATGGAGCCACAGTTGGATTTTCCTGAGCTTCTATGATATCCATAATTTTTTCTTCCATATGCCCTTCGCCTATACCTGAAATATTAATGATATCCGAAATAAATACTTTGCCAGTTCTTTTTTCTAGATATGGAATAATATATTTTTCCATCAAAGGTATTACTTCTCTTGGTGGACCAGGTAGTATGACTAGAACCTTTTCATCAAATTCTATAATACAAGCTGGAGCTGTTCCATTTTCATTTGGAATTATCTTAGCTCCTTCTGGAAAATAAGCCTGTCTTTTGTTACCTTCATTTAAAGGAAGACCTCTTGAGCCAAAAAAATCCTCAAGATGCTTTATTGACTCTTCATCAAGTATCATATCTCTTTTTAAAAAATGAGCTGCTGCTTCCTTTGTAAGGTCATCTCTTGTAGGTCCAAGCCCTCCTGTAGTTATAACTAAATCAGCTCTTTCAAAAGCTGTCTCAAGCTCT
This is a stretch of genomic DNA from Acetoanaerobium sticklandii. It encodes these proteins:
- a CDS encoding competence/damage-inducible protein A — translated: MKAEIIAVGTELLMGEILNSNSRDIARELYNLGIDVYHQSVVGDNLNRVSKELETAFERADLVITTGGLGPTRDDLTKEAAAHFLKRDMILDEESIKHLEDFFGSRGLPLNEGNKRQAYFPEGAKIIPNENGTAPACIIEFDEKVLVILPGPPREVIPLMEKYIIPYLEKRTGKVFISDIINISGIGEGHMEEKIMDIIEAQENPTVAPYAKEHGLTLRVTASASTEQETRLLLEPVVKKICDRLGMDVYAIGDTTLEAVVASLLIEQNLSISVAESCSGGLLAGRLINYPGISKVFKEGFITYSNESKINTLGVDSKILSNYGAVSEEVAKQMAKGAANRAKSDVALSITGIAGPDGGTDEKPVGLVYIGLYLLGEVKVMKMDSWGSRDNVRRRAVSQALDMLRRELQIRASK